The Chloroflexota bacterium genome segment CGCTCAAACGGGAAGGCCCAGGAACTATGCGCGCACGACGAGAATACGGCGTAGTGCCCGTTCTCAAAGGTCAGGATGGCCGAGAAGTCGTCCAGTTCCTTGTACACATTGGCCTCGGCGCGGCAGTACACCTCTACCACTTCGCCCATCAGCCAGCGGATCATGTCCAGCAGGTGGATGGTGGATTCGTACAGGAAGCCGCCGGTGAGGGCCGTGTTGCCGACCCAGGGCGGGGTGAGCAACTCGCCGCGATTCATCTTGACGTTCGCGGAGAGCGGCGCGAATCCCTGCGCGATGCGATCCTTGGCGAATTTGTACACGGGGGCAAACCGCCGATTGAAGCCGATCTGATAGATGAGCCCTGTGCGTTCCACAGTGTCCAGAATCTGACGCGCCTCGCCCAGGTCGGTGGCCATGGGCTTCTCGCTGAAGACGTGGATTCCTCGCTCCAGCGCCGCCAGGACGGGTTCCAGGTGCAGTGCGTTGGGCGTCGTAACGTACACCGCATCGGGCTTCTGCGCGAAGATCTCGTCTAGGGATGTGCAGGCTTCGCATTGGTACTCCGCGGCAGCCTTCTCGGCGTTGGCGGGGACGATGTCGCCAATGGCGACAATCTGCACTCGTTCGTCCTGGCGCAGGTTCTGGGCGTGAACCCGACCCATGTAGCCTGCTCCGATGATGGCGATCCGAACGGTCATTCTGGCGTCTCCTCCAGGTGATGCGGTGGCGTGTTTCACTGAACCCGAAAGCCGGCCCTCGTGAGCAGGGCTACGGTCTTGGCGCGAGCGTCGGCGGCAAGTTCGTGGGCGGGCCTCTTCCAGTATGCCGGCCTGAAGAGTTCTATGGAGCACAGGCCGTCAAAGCCAATTATACGCAGGTTGTTCAGGATATCAAGCAGCGGAATCACGCCCTCCCCGGGCAGCAGGCGGT includes the following:
- a CDS encoding Gfo/Idh/MocA family oxidoreductase — translated: MTVRIAIIGAGYMGRVHAQNLRQDERVQIVAIGDIVPANAEKAAAEYQCEACTSLDEIFAQKPDAVYVTTPNALHLEPVLAALERGIHVFSEKPMATDLGEARQILDTVERTGLIYQIGFNRRFAPVYKFAKDRIAQGFAPLSANVKMNRGELLTPPWVGNTALTGGFLYESTIHLLDMIRWLMGEVVEVYCRAEANVYKELDDFSAILTFENGHYAVFSSCAHSSWAFPFERIELYGEHSSIVTEEMEKVTYSPGLNQQIITHDCFQLSTAEKWGYVEEDKLFVDAVMGEGFPPVKALDGYRAVELAEAVYRSARSGKPVRLPLEA